One Spea bombifrons isolate aSpeBom1 chromosome 1, aSpeBom1.2.pri, whole genome shotgun sequence DNA window includes the following coding sequences:
- the LOC128486882 gene encoding NACHT, LRR and PYD domains-containing protein 3-like, which translates to MGEELVACDEKGTAPQNWQLPSESFLLFLQKHRVQLVEDLGDCIDCIAERGLQENFLSKDDYEEIVYERGPRNQVRKLLDIICCLGEEHARFFCTISKQIKSTNSKKQVTKNNEYPKLIQKHKDVLLRRNEYIKYYNSRHGEKYCFSDHFVNLLLVNGHYTLEIKKNELLTFGQQRIHLQNKKETKLDLRSDQLLQKLHERCAPKRILVSGVAGIGKSVFVQKILYDFANKKAYSKFDFALNLTFRDLNLINKPTTLREIICKKHGHLSQILDEIFNNSEKLLMIFDGFDEFRFCSQVDLDQYVFDPDERAELPQIFSSLLKGELLPEASIVVTSRPTVLSHIPVDCIDRFVVITGFSGLEIEDYFQKFYRDNVKGTETFGYVSENHFLFTLCYIPAFCWIVCSVLNESSALHIEQPKTMTDIYCHYLVVLLKYHTRQVDSTKHEAMLNAIIGLGQLAYNSLLQHKTLFYGHDSEIINELPNDIVNSFLDNTFVQELDCTENVLSFTHLTIQEFFAAFYYAYEVNLSYDIMDTKVQEKLNIGSGHLDLFIRFLSGLLSVRNQSIFQKHLRLNGSEKVESYTLWLIECLNKSCEKGYFILNLLHCFFEQQRSCLVRRIKPAVLRLNMSDSIFSPIDLDVLTYFLGHVDMDIEELDLTATHVNAHYLTELLPYLNRCKQLWVGENNLDLEAIKVICKVLASPDCKMKQLGLGWTELEDNGFLMIYRALKYNQSLEGLWVEGNCISYTAVEEFSEIPSFNSTLKYAVLLGNELKPDDLTALATKPHRRVIVAQIDNDFGQEFWKGWWDWIFQRCKMCNDEKIVAFLTKVYRGLGLCLGKNTGWMGEWYIELDNFLQERIMNCSINNIKKRIETLKQMFLEQSTNL; encoded by the exons ATGGGTGAGGAGCTGGTTGCTTGTGACGAGAAAGGCACAGCTCCACAGAACTGGCAACTTCCCAG TGAATCTTTCTTACTATTCTTACAAAAACACCGTGTGCAACTGGTAGAAGATCTGGGAGACTGTATTGATTGCATTGCTGAAAGAGGACTGCAAGAAAACTTTTTATCCAAAGATGATTATGAAGAGATTGTGTATGAACGAGGTCCTAGAAATCAAGTGAGAAAATTGCTGGATATTATTTGCTGCCTTGGGGAAGAACATGCGAGGTTCTTTTGTACCATCTCCAAGCAAATTAAAAGCACAAACTCAAAAAAGCAAGTTACTAAAAATAATG AATATCCAAAGCTGATACAGAAGCACAAAGATGTCCTCCTAAGACgaaatgaatacattaaatattataattctaGACATGGGGAGAAATACTGCTTCTCAGATCACTTTGTTAATCTTCTGCTTGTCAATGGACATTATACTCttgaaattaagaaaaatgaatTGCTGACATTTGGACAACAACGAATTCATCTccagaacaaaaaagaaacaaaacttgACTTAAGATCAGACCAACTCTTGCAAAAACTACATGAAAGATGTGCTCCAAAGAGAATCCTTGTTAGTGGCGTAGCAGGAATTGGAAAATCTGTCTTTGTTCAAAAAATCTTATATGATTTTGCTAACAAAAAGGCTTATAGTAAATTTGATTTTGCATTAAATCTCACTTTCAGGGACCTCAATTTAATTAACAAGCCAACTACCTTGCGTgaaataatttgcaaaaaacATGGACATTTATCTCAGATCTTAGATGAAATTTTCAATAATAGCGAAAAGCTCCTTATGATCTTTGATGGATTCGATGAATTCAGATTTTGCAGTCAAGTTGATTTAGACCAATATGTATTTGATCCAGATGAAAGAGCAGAGCTTCCACAAATATTCAGCAGCTTACTGAAGGGTGAACTTCTCCCTGAAGCATCCATTGTAGTCACCAGTAGGCCAACTGTCCTCAGCCACATCCCTGTGGACTGTATTGACCGCTTTGTTGTAATTACTGGCTTCTCTGGCTTAGAGATAGAAGATTACTTCCAAAAATTTTATAGAGACAATGTGAAGGGAACTGAAACATTTGGATATGTCAGcgaaaatcattttttgtttaccTTGTGTTACATACCAGCCTTCTGTTGGATAGTCTGCAGTGTACTGAACGAAAGTTCTGCGCTTCACATTGAACAGCCAAAAACAATGACCGACATATATTGCCACTACCTTGTGGTATTATTGAAATATCATACACGTCAAGTAGATAGCACTAAACATGAAGCCATGTTGAATGCAATTATTGGTTTGGGTCAGCTTGCTTACAACTCTCTTTTACAACATAAAACACTGTTTTATGGGCATGACTCCGAAATTATTAACGAACTGCCAAATGATATTGTAAATAGTTTTCTTGATAACACATTTGTCCAGGAGCTGGACTGTACAGAGAATGTGCTTTCATTCACACACCTTACCATCCAGGAATTCTTTGCTGCTTTTTATTATGCTTATGAAGTCAACCTCTCCTATGATATCATGGATACAAAAGTACAAGAGAAACTTAACATTGGTTCCGGTCACttggatttatttattagatTTCTTTCTGGGTTACTGTCTGTTCGAAACCAAAGTATATTTCAGAAACATCTAAGACTTAATGGGAGCGAGAAAGTGGAGAGTTATACCCTCTGGTTAATTGAATGTCTCAACAAGAGCTGCGAAAAGGGGTATTTTATTCTGAACCTTTTGCACTGTTTTTTTGAACAGCAAAGGAGTTGTTTGGTTCGTAGAATAAAACCTGCTGTGTTACGTCTTAATATGAGTGACAGTATATTCTCACCCATTGACCTGGATGTGCTGACCTATTTTTTGGGCCATGTTGATATGGATATTGAAGAACTTGACTTGACAGCCACGCATGTGAATGCACACTACTTGACGGAGCTTCTACCCTATCTAAATCGGTGTAAACAATTGTG GGTTGGAGAGAATAATTTGGACTTAGAAGCAATAAAAGTCATCTGTAAAGTCCTGGCATCTCCTGATTGTAAGATGAAACAGCTGGG CCTTGGATGGACTGAACTAGAAGACAATGGATTTTTAATGATCTATAGAGCACTCAAGTACAACCAGAGCTTGGAAGGATTATG GGTTGAAGGGAATTGCATCAGCTACACTGCTGTGGAGGAGTTTTCAGAAATACCCTCATTCAACTCAACTTTAAAGTATGCAGT gCTTCTAGGGAATGAGCTAAAACCAGATGATTTAACAGCACTTGCGACAAAACCTCACAGAAGAGTCATTGTTGCCCAGATCGATAATGACTTTGGCCAGGAGTTTTGGAAGGGGTGGTGGGATTGGATATTCCAAAGATGCAAAATGTGTAATGATGAAAAAATTGTTGCATTTCTCACAAAGGTGTACAGAGGACTTGGCCTTTGCCTAGGGAAAAACACTGGATGGATGGGTGAATGGTATATAGAATTAGATAATTTCCTGCAGGAAAGAATAATGAACTGCTCAATTAACAACATTAAGAAGAGGATAGAGACTCTTAAGCAGATGTTTTTAGAACAATCAACAAACCTGTAA